ATCCTGCCGTCGCCGTCCGACGGCAAGGAGAACCGCGTCTACCGCGTCCCGGTCGGCGTCGTCGGCGTCATCAGCCCCTTCAACTTCCCGTTCCTGCTGTCGGTCAAGTCGGTCGCCCCGGCGCTCGCGCTCGGCAACGCCGTGGTGCTCAAGCCGCACCAGAACACGCCCATCGCCGGCGGCACCCTGGTCGCGAAGATCTTCGAGGACGCGGGTCTGCCCGGCGGTCTGCTCAACGTCGTCGTCACGGACATCGCCGAGATCGGTGACGCGTTCATCGAGCACCCGGTCCCGAAGGTGATCTCCTTCACCGGCTCCGACAAGGTCGGCCGGCACGTGGCCACCGTGTGCGCCGCGAACTTCAAGCGCTCCGTGCTCGAACTGGGCGGCAACAGCGCGATCGTGGTCCTGGACGACGCCGACCTCGACTACGCGGTCGACGCGGCCGTCTTCAGCCGCTACGTCCACCAGGGCCAGGTCTGCATGGCGGCGAACCGGGTCCTCGTGGACCGTTCGGTCGCCGAGGAGTTCACCGGGAAGTTCGTCGCCAAGGTGAAGTCGCTGAAGGTCGGCGACCCGCGCGACCCGGGAACGGTCATCGGCCCGGTGATCAACTCGGCGCAGGCGAACGCGGTGTCCGGCACCGTGGAGCAGGCCATCGCCGAGGGCGCGACGGCGCTGGTCCACGGCACCACCCGGGACAACCTGGTCGCCCCCTCCGTCCTGACCGGGGTGCCCGCCGACTCCGCGCTGCTCCAGCAGGAGGTCTTCGGGCCGGTCGCCTTCCTCATCCCCTTCGACGGCGAGGAGGAGGCGGTCCGGATCGTCAACGACACCCCGTACGGCCTCAGCGGCGCCGTGCACACGGCGGACATCGAGCGCGGTGTGGCCTTCGCCAAGCGGATCGACACCGGCATGTTCCATGTGAACGACGGCACCGTCCACGACGAGCCGCTGGTCCCCTTCGGCGGCGAGAAGCACTCCGGCATCGGCCGGCTCAACGGCGAGACGACCGTGGACGCCTTCACCACGGTGAAGTGGATCTCGGTCCAGCACGGCCGCAGCGGCTTCCCGTTCTGACGGGCGACCGGCTGACCGGCTGACGCCTGACGGGACCGGCCCGCTCCGCCCGCCGTCCTCCTCGCCCGCCGTCCTCCCCGCTCTTCGTCCGTCCCGCCGCCGTCCGCCCGGCCCTCGCGCGGCCGGGCGGGGCGGCGGCCATAACCTGGACCGCATGTCAGCGATCCGTCTCCTGGTGCTGGGCGCCGTCCGCCAGCACGGGCGGGCCCACGGCTACCAGGTGCGCAACGACCTGGAGTACTGGGGCGCCCATGAGTGGTCCAACGCCAAGCCGGGCTCGATCTACCACGCCCTGAAGCAGATGGCGAAGCAGGGACTGCTGCTCGCGCACGAGATCGCGCCGTCCACGGCGGGCGGCCCGCCGCGCGTCGAGTACGAGATCACGGAGCTGGGCACCGAGGAGTACCTCACGCTGCTGCGCGAGTACCTCACCGCCTACGACCAGCGCCCCGACATGCTCACCGCCGCGCTCGGCTTCATGGTCGACCTGGAGCGCGCGGAGGTCCTCGGCCTGCTGGAGAAGCGGGTGCGCAGCATCGAGGAGTGGCGCAGGTCGGTCACCGAGTACTACACCCCCGAGGAAGGCCCAGGCCAGCTCGGGCACATCGGCGAGATCATGAACTTCTGGGTGCACTCCGCCGA
The sequence above is drawn from the Streptomyces sp. SAT1 genome and encodes:
- a CDS encoding aldehyde dehydrogenase family protein, giving the protein MSSYFTDLARQYIDGEWRQGSGSWDIIDFNPYDDEKLASITIATVDEVDAAYRAAARAQKQWAATNPYARRLVFEKALRLVEEREREITEVIIAELGGTHLKAAFELHLVKEFLRESVHLALAPEGRILPSPSDGKENRVYRVPVGVVGVISPFNFPFLLSVKSVAPALALGNAVVLKPHQNTPIAGGTLVAKIFEDAGLPGGLLNVVVTDIAEIGDAFIEHPVPKVISFTGSDKVGRHVATVCAANFKRSVLELGGNSAIVVLDDADLDYAVDAAVFSRYVHQGQVCMAANRVLVDRSVAEEFTGKFVAKVKSLKVGDPRDPGTVIGPVINSAQANAVSGTVEQAIAEGATALVHGTTRDNLVAPSVLTGVPADSALLQQEVFGPVAFLIPFDGEEEAVRIVNDTPYGLSGAVHTADIERGVAFAKRIDTGMFHVNDGTVHDEPLVPFGGEKHSGIGRLNGETTVDAFTTVKWISVQHGRSGFPF
- a CDS encoding PadR family transcriptional regulator is translated as MSAIRLLVLGAVRQHGRAHGYQVRNDLEYWGAHEWSNAKPGSIYHALKQMAKQGLLLAHEIAPSTAGGPPRVEYEITELGTEEYLTLLREYLTAYDQRPDMLTAALGFMVDLERAEVLGLLEKRVRSIEEWRRSVTEYYTPEEGPGQLGHIGEIMNFWVHSADSGAEWTRGLIERVRGGAYTFAGEGEPFRGVLADGQENPFGTGRPGRPGEAVGGPDGEFD